Proteins encoded in a region of the Verrucomicrobiota bacterium genome:
- a CDS encoding SAM-dependent DNA methyltransferase, whose amino-acid sequence MSLVKSKQRVADHGEVFTPAWLVEAMLDLVKSETERIDSRFLESACGDGNFLVQILRRKLAAVELKYGQSDFERRHYALLGLMCIYGIELLPDNIAECRANLLEIFAEYLNLAPANDLYHAAFYVLSQNLVHGDALTMRAQGNLPITFAEWGYLGKGRFQRRDFRFDSLTQSSAYSAEGSLFAHLGKHEIFTPAKTYPPMTVGELAAVALEAAEVSLANRRAAP is encoded by the coding sequence ATGAGCCTGGTGAAGTCCAAACAACGGGTCGCCGACCACGGGGAGGTCTTCACTCCAGCCTGGCTGGTCGAGGCCATGCTTGATCTTGTAAAGAGCGAGACGGAGCGGATTGACTCACGCTTCTTGGAGTCGGCATGCGGGGATGGCAACTTCCTCGTGCAGATTCTGCGGCGGAAGCTTGCCGCTGTGGAACTCAAATACGGGCAGTCCGATTTCGAGCGACGCCACTACGCGCTGCTTGGCTTGATGTGTATTTACGGCATCGAACTGTTACCAGACAACATCGCTGAGTGCCGCGCCAACCTGCTCGAAATCTTTGCCGAGTATCTGAACCTCGCTCCGGCGAACGACCTGTATCACGCCGCCTTCTACGTGCTTTCGCAAAACCTCGTCCACGGCGACGCATTGACGATGCGCGCCCAAGGCAACCTGCCGATCACTTTCGCCGAGTGGGGTTATCTGGGCAAAGGCCGGTTCCAGCGGCGTGACTTCCGGTTCGATAGCCTCACTCAATCATCCGCCTACAGTGCCGAGGGTTCGCTCTTTGCCCACCTTGGCAAACACGAGATTTTCACGCCGGCCAAAACCTATCCGCCCATGACCGTGGGTGAATTGGCCGCCGTGGCACTGGAGGCCGCTGAAGTTTCGCTTGCCAACCGGAGGGCGGCGCCATGA
- a CDS encoding PIN domain-containing protein has translation MKVLLDLNVVLDVVQNRLPYYQDSAEVLSLARLGEIEALLPSHALTTLYYILAKASAKPKADQIIDWMLAHFDVAVADKAVFRRARQLALPDFEDAVVASLAEAGHCDYIITRNVADFAGSPVAAVTPTNFLSTRSQP, from the coding sequence ATGAAAGTCTTGCTCGACCTCAACGTCGTGCTGGATGTCGTCCAAAACCGGCTGCCCTACTACCAGGATTCGGCGGAGGTGCTGAGCTTGGCCCGCCTCGGGGAAATCGAAGCCTTGCTCCCCAGTCACGCGTTGACCACCCTCTACTACATCCTGGCCAAAGCGTCCGCCAAGCCCAAAGCTGACCAAATCATTGATTGGATGCTGGCTCATTTCGATGTCGCCGTAGCCGATAAAGCGGTGTTCCGTCGCGCCCGCCAATTGGCCCTCCCGGACTTTGAGGATGCCGTCGTTGCCAGCCTGGCCGAGGCCGGCCATTGCGATTACATCATCACCCGCAACGTGGCCGACTTCGCCGGTTCGCCTGTGGCGGCCGTCACACCGACCAACTTTCTCTCCACCCGTTCCCAACCGTAA
- a CDS encoding DUF6364 family protein, with amino-acid sequence MPAATLTVTLPAEDIEFLEGYARQHGLTVAEALGQTVRRLHTRVRPVIHPEVAAITGLVPPDLDAKAEYRQHLLDKHR; translated from the coding sequence ATGCCAGCAGCGACACTAACAGTGACCTTGCCCGCCGAGGACATTGAGTTTCTCGAGGGATATGCCCGACAGCACGGCCTGACCGTGGCCGAAGCCCTTGGCCAGACGGTGCGGCGTCTGCATACCCGCGTCCGTCCCGTCATCCACCCGGAGGTGGCAGCCATCACCGGACTGGTTCCGCCGGACCTCGACGCCAAGGCCGAATACCGCCAACATTTGCTCGATAAGCACCGATGA
- a CDS encoding SPFH domain-containing protein: MKRILLFALVAATISTAEMYWLSRSQTAPYTALALQQFNPRADASGGMRLAEAWRDGMHVLALLAILTTGWLCFAPWLRHAWERARAHMARSKTTALLTVLVLPLFGGCVKPYDRPEYVEIDTSDTGFLIPLEGDTTQQARFESEEYLKQRKVAAKRVQITHRWSQEGRLSHDGRWIATVRLVKVNRSPITREWTTTQTTGSGTAAQRTDKAIWIESADSVGFSMGFTCTAFVSEDDASRFLYWYPSGTLAEVMDHEVRGRIQQAAAEVAARYPLDSLRSKKQEIADAVKKDVTNFFQARGVTITTAGMFGGMTYENPEIQKSIDQTFIAQQLKVVSEAKFEAQKRENDRIELEAQAQAEKARREAMGLADARRTAATAEAQAIREISQAAEEASSNPILMQLKAMEVEKARVEKWDGHYPSWYWGNGKESANVMLQVPVPELRK; encoded by the coding sequence ATGAAACGTATCCTGTTATTCGCGTTGGTAGCCGCCACGATTTCAACGGCGGAAATGTACTGGCTCAGCCGCTCGCAAACCGCGCCTTACACGGCGCTGGCGTTGCAGCAATTCAACCCGCGCGCCGACGCCAGCGGCGGAATGCGATTGGCCGAGGCATGGCGTGACGGGATGCACGTTCTGGCCCTGCTGGCCATCCTGACCACAGGCTGGTTGTGCTTTGCGCCATGGTTGCGGCACGCCTGGGAACGGGCACGGGCGCACATGGCCCGCAGCAAAACCACCGCCCTGTTGACAGTGCTGGTGCTGCCGTTATTCGGCGGATGCGTGAAGCCTTATGACCGGCCGGAATATGTGGAGATTGACACGTCCGACACGGGCTTTCTGATTCCGCTGGAGGGCGACACCACGCAACAGGCGCGGTTTGAATCCGAGGAATACCTCAAGCAACGCAAGGTGGCCGCCAAGCGGGTGCAAATCACGCACCGGTGGTCCCAGGAAGGCCGGCTCAGCCATGATGGCCGCTGGATTGCCACGGTGCGACTGGTGAAGGTCAACCGTTCCCCCATCACGCGGGAATGGACCACCACGCAGACGACCGGCAGCGGCACGGCGGCACAGCGCACGGACAAGGCCATCTGGATCGAGAGTGCCGACAGCGTGGGCTTCAGCATGGGATTCACGTGTACGGCATTCGTCAGCGAGGATGATGCGTCGCGCTTCCTGTACTGGTACCCGAGCGGGACACTGGCCGAAGTGATGGATCACGAAGTGCGGGGACGCATCCAACAGGCGGCCGCGGAAGTGGCGGCACGGTATCCACTGGACAGCCTGCGCTCGAAAAAACAGGAGATCGCCGATGCGGTGAAAAAGGATGTGACCAACTTTTTCCAGGCGCGCGGGGTAACCATCACCACGGCAGGAATGTTTGGCGGGATGACTTATGAGAACCCGGAAATCCAGAAGTCCATTGACCAGACCTTTATTGCCCAGCAACTGAAGGTGGTCAGCGAAGCGAAATTTGAGGCGCAGAAGCGCGAGAACGACCGCATCGAACTCGAAGCGCAGGCGCAAGCGGAGAAAGCGCGACGCGAAGCCATGGGATTGGCAGATGCCCGCCGTACCGCCGCCACCGCCGAGGCTCAGGCCATCCGGGAGATCAGCCAGGCGGCTGAGGAAGCCAGCAGCAACCCCATCCTCATGCAACTCAAGGCCATGGAAGTGGAAAAGGCGCGGGTGGAAAAATGGGATGGCCATTACCCGTCCTGGTATTGGGGCAACGGGAAAGAGTCGGCCAACGTGATGCTGCAAGTGCCCGTGCCGGAACTTCGCAAGTAA
- a CDS encoding AAA family ATPase translates to MISKQYIAEICLKREAVESFDRYPFSLPAVRPLDRLELHPAVTFFVGENGSGKSTLMEAIAVACGFNAEGGSKNFQFGTRSSHSELHRYLRISRGITRPRDGFFLRAESFFNVATEIERLDAEPGGGPPIGPAYGKHSLHEQSHGESFLALLVNRFRGEGLYLLDEPEAALSPRRQLSVITRIHDLVEEKSQFIIATHSPILMAYPNATIYAFSTKGIERVAYEETEHYRVTRDFLSNPQRMLQVLMAQ, encoded by the coding sequence ATGATTTCAAAGCAATATATCGCCGAAATTTGTCTAAAGCGGGAAGCCGTGGAGTCGTTTGACCGGTATCCGTTTTCGCTACCGGCGGTGCGACCGCTGGATCGTCTGGAACTACATCCGGCGGTCACGTTCTTTGTGGGAGAAAATGGGTCGGGCAAATCCACGCTGATGGAGGCCATTGCGGTGGCCTGCGGGTTCAATGCCGAAGGGGGCTCCAAGAATTTCCAATTTGGAACGCGCAGCTCCCACTCGGAGTTGCATCGCTACCTGCGCATCTCGCGAGGCATCACCCGGCCGCGTGACGGCTTTTTTCTGCGGGCGGAAAGTTTTTTCAATGTGGCGACGGAAATTGAGCGGCTGGATGCTGAACCGGGAGGCGGGCCGCCGATTGGCCCTGCCTACGGGAAACACTCATTGCACGAGCAATCGCACGGGGAATCTTTTCTTGCGCTGCTGGTCAACCGTTTTCGCGGTGAAGGGTTGTACCTGCTGGATGAACCGGAGGCGGCACTTTCACCCCGCCGCCAGCTCTCCGTGATCACGCGCATTCACGACTTGGTCGAGGAAAAATCCCAGTTCATCATCGCCACCCATTCGCCAATTTTGATGGCGTACCCGAACGCCACCATCTACGCCTTTTCCACCAAGGGCATCGAGCGGGTTGCTTATGAAGAGACTGAACATTACCGGGTCACACGTGATTTCCTGTCCAACCCACAGCGCATGTTACAGGTGTTGATGGCGCAATAG
- a CDS encoding ATP-binding protein: MISGLRQTGKSTLLQLDPIASDNRSYRTLDDLNTLEQARSNPQQLLATASALALDEVQRVPDIFLPVKRSVDQERRPGRFILTGSANLLLMKQVADSLAGRAIYVQLHPLNRRELFGNVSETPALVQFLETGQWPKVVIPPVTESEILRGGFPEIALNPALDANLWFEGFEKTYLERDVRDLRRVENLSSFRRLLRLSALRIGGILNVSNLGRDAHLPESTTRSHLDLLEALMVIQRLPPFFGNRTSRLVKAPKLYFADSGLAAFLAGITDLHDHSAEPLRGALLENYLLQQLRATLDPWLNGVQFHYWNEQGRYEVDLVLEHKRRVLAIEVKAASRLSPSDWRCLEMFQSITPNCCGGIVAYQGTEIVPLGNKLWAVPIHAFLA; encoded by the coding sequence GTGATTAGCGGCCTGCGTCAAACGGGAAAAAGCACGTTATTGCAACTGGACCCGATTGCATCTGACAACCGTAGCTATCGTACACTGGACGATTTGAATACGCTTGAACAGGCGCGCAGCAATCCGCAGCAATTATTGGCAACCGCATCGGCACTGGCTTTGGATGAGGTGCAACGAGTGCCAGATATATTCCTGCCCGTCAAACGTTCGGTGGATCAAGAGCGCCGTCCCGGACGTTTTATTCTGACCGGTTCGGCCAATTTGCTGTTGATGAAACAAGTTGCTGACAGCCTTGCTGGTCGGGCCATTTATGTTCAATTGCATCCGCTAAATCGCCGCGAGCTTTTTGGAAATGTCAGCGAAACACCTGCGTTGGTTCAGTTTCTTGAGACTGGCCAGTGGCCAAAGGTGGTTATCCCGCCGGTGACTGAGAGTGAAATTCTGCGTGGAGGTTTTCCGGAAATAGCCTTGAATCCCGCTTTGGATGCCAATCTGTGGTTTGAAGGTTTTGAAAAAACCTATTTGGAACGGGATGTCCGGGATTTGCGGCGCGTGGAAAACTTATCGAGTTTCCGGCGTCTCTTGCGGTTATCGGCCTTGCGCATTGGCGGGATACTGAATGTCAGTAACCTGGGACGTGATGCTCACTTGCCGGAATCCACCACCCGCAGCCATCTGGATTTGCTGGAGGCTCTGATGGTAATTCAGCGGCTACCCCCGTTTTTTGGTAATCGCACTTCGCGACTGGTCAAGGCACCTAAATTATATTTTGCGGATTCAGGTCTGGCTGCATTTTTAGCCGGGATAACCGATCTCCATGACCATTCAGCCGAACCATTGCGGGGCGCACTCCTGGAAAATTACCTATTGCAGCAGCTACGGGCCACTTTGGATCCTTGGCTGAACGGCGTGCAGTTTCACTATTGGAATGAGCAGGGGCGTTACGAGGTGGACTTGGTGCTTGAACATAAGCGCCGAGTGCTGGCCATTGAAGTCAAGGCGGCCAGCCGTCTTTCCCCAAGTGATTGGCGATGTCTGGAAATGTTTCAGTCCATCACTCCCAACTGCTGTGGTGGCATTGTCGCTTATCAGGGAACGGAAATAGTGCCGCTGGGGAATAAGCTATGGGCGGTACCAATCCACGCTTTTCTGGCCTGA